From the Cryptomeria japonica chromosome 2, Sugi_1.0, whole genome shotgun sequence genome, one window contains:
- the LOC131071324 gene encoding uncharacterized protein LOC131071324, with translation MSNHHHHHHHQHHGHQEGGYPYAPGYQEGGYPYAYQEGGYPYAPGYQEGGYPYAPPPPQPGAYLQAPGAYPYAPPPPQQPGAYSQVPGAYLPAPYPSSEGLQYQYAEEEAKKHKNREHMTEVGALAAGAFALYEGYEAKVDPEHAGRHKMEAEIAGAAAVGAVGYAVYEHHESNKYEPHHEHHGHHHGRQ, from the exons ATGAGcaaccaccatcaccatcaccatcaccaacaCCATGGCCACCAAGAAGGGGGCTACCCATATGCCCCAGGCTATCAAGAAGGGGGCTATCCATATGCCTATCAAGAAGGGGGCTATCCATATGCCCCAGGCTATCAAGAAGGGGGCTACCCATATGCTCCTCCACCACCACAACCAGGGGCTTATCTTCAAGCTCCAGGGGCTTACccatatgctcctcctccaccacaACAACCAGGGGCATATTCTCAAGTTCCGGGGGCTTATTTACCAGCACCTTACCCTTCATCAGAGGGCCTGCAATATCAATATGCAGAGGAAGAGGCAAAGAAGCACAAGAATCGTGAGCATATGACTGAGGTGGGAGCACTAGCAGCAGGTGCCTTTGCCTTG TACGAAGGATATGAGGCGAAAGTGGATCCAGAGCACGCAGGGAGACACAAAATGGAGGCAGAAATAGCTGGGGCCGCTGCTGTTGGGGCGGTGGGCTACGCTGTGTATGAACACCATGAGAGCAACAAGTATGAGCCTCACCATGAACACCATGGTCATCACCATGGTCGTCAATGA